The Halorhabdus sp. BNX81 genome includes a region encoding these proteins:
- a CDS encoding flippase activity-associated protein Agl23 translates to MNRVIDRLGLKEPRRALALVVLAALVARLIALDVRVAHWDEARVGYWILHTADTGWWEYRPIIHGPFVQHVTRWTFAVAGVSDFTMRLPVALIGSALPATALLFRSRLRDVETIALGVILAANPLLLYYSRFMRSDLPLAAFAFVTLGAIVAAIDTDRRRYLHLAAIAFALALTTKENAVLYPVSWLGAGTLVVLSRLAADHYDGGDPIATLRSWVTATRRRAWAWRRTLLALPFEILAVVAFFYAPRSPEADAGLFSALADPTLLPGVLGQATVGATGELMDLWLSPSVRGHAYAPYLAHFLVVLAMASAGTAVLAVLAVRWQPRPLVTFCGWWALSGVVGYPYVADIKAPWLAIHVVVALAIPAAVGLLAVVERFRAARIERRQLASVGLALLLVFSGVFAVASAGFTTYHQPPDGFNVVAQSGQPGGDIRPVLQDIRAVAGHNDGTDVLYYGNLSFRDETWANHPPAPSDWFNRLPIPWYTERANATVDSVETAEGLPTNPPPVVIAEGRDRAELAAALDGYAVREEAILIRGGRRTIEVFGFEYHLGGKTFAFFIDRDALEAATAGRDSAPP, encoded by the coding sequence GTGAATCGTGTCATCGATCGGCTGGGGCTGAAAGAACCGCGGCGAGCGCTCGCTCTTGTCGTGCTCGCCGCACTTGTTGCCCGACTTATCGCTCTGGACGTCCGGGTCGCCCACTGGGACGAGGCGCGGGTCGGGTACTGGATCCTCCACACTGCCGACACGGGATGGTGGGAGTACCGGCCGATCATCCACGGCCCGTTCGTCCAGCACGTCACGCGCTGGACCTTCGCCGTTGCGGGCGTCTCGGACTTCACGATGCGACTGCCGGTAGCTCTGATCGGGTCGGCGCTCCCGGCGACGGCCCTGCTGTTCCGGTCGCGTTTGCGCGATGTCGAAACCATCGCGCTCGGTGTCATTCTCGCGGCGAATCCACTCCTCCTCTACTACTCGCGGTTCATGCGCAGCGACCTGCCGCTGGCCGCATTCGCCTTCGTCACGCTCGGTGCGATCGTGGCCGCGATCGATACGGATCGGCGGCGCTACCTTCACCTCGCTGCGATCGCGTTCGCGCTCGCACTGACGACCAAGGAGAATGCGGTCCTCTATCCCGTCTCGTGGCTCGGGGCCGGCACGCTGGTTGTTCTCTCCCGGTTGGCCGCGGATCACTACGATGGGGGTGATCCGATCGCGACCCTGCGAAGTTGGGTGACAGCGACCCGGCGGCGCGCGTGGGCCTGGCGACGGACGCTCCTTGCGCTTCCGTTTGAGATTCTCGCCGTAGTCGCGTTCTTCTATGCGCCGCGCTCGCCCGAGGCTGACGCCGGCCTCTTCAGTGCGCTTGCCGACCCGACGTTGCTCCCCGGCGTCCTGGGGCAGGCGACGGTCGGCGCGACTGGTGAACTCATGGACCTCTGGCTGTCGCCCAGCGTCCGTGGCCACGCCTACGCCCCGTATCTCGCGCACTTTCTGGTAGTTCTGGCCATGGCTTCGGCCGGCACTGCGGTGCTTGCAGTCCTGGCAGTTCGTTGGCAGCCTCGTCCCCTGGTAACGTTCTGTGGCTGGTGGGCGCTGTCGGGGGTTGTCGGCTACCCGTACGTCGCTGACATCAAAGCGCCGTGGCTCGCGATTCACGTCGTCGTTGCGCTTGCGATCCCGGCGGCTGTCGGGCTACTCGCCGTCGTCGAGCGGTTCCGGGCGGCCCGCATCGAGCGCCGTCAGCTTGCATCGGTCGGATTGGCGCTGCTCCTCGTTTTTTCGGGCGTATTCGCCGTCGCTTCGGCGGGATTCACGACATACCACCAGCCACCCGACGGCTTCAACGTCGTCGCACAGAGCGGTCAGCCGGGCGGGGATATTCGCCCAGTTCTCCAAGACATCCGTGCGGTGGCAGGCCACAACGATGGAACCGATGTCCTCTACTACGGGAACCTCTCGTTCAGGGACGAGACGTGGGCGAACCACCCCCCCGCGCCCAGCGACTGGTTCAACCGATTGCCGATACCGTGGTACACCGAGCGGGCCAACGCCACCGTCGATAGTGTTGAGACCGCCGAGGGACTCCCCACGAACCCGCCGCCGGTCGTGATCGCCGAAGGCCGCGATCGGGCGGAACTCGCGGCTGCGCTTGACGGATATGCGGTCCGCGAGGAGGCGATTTTGATCCGCGGCGGGCGACGGACCATCGAGGTGTTCGGGTTCGAATACCACCTCGGCGGGAAAACGTTCGCCTTTTTCATCGACCGTGACGCCCTCGAAGCCGCCACAGCCGGCCGTGATAGCGCGCCCCCGTGA
- the carB gene encoding carbamoyl-phosphate synthase large subunit has protein sequence MTAEDQPTILLIGSGPIKIGQAAEFDYSGAQACRALQEEGARVVLVNSNPATIMTDPEMADKVYLEPINTEAIAEIIRKEQPDGVIAGLGGQTGLNVTAELAEEGVLDEHDVDVMGTPLDTIYATEDREQFRKRMEKIDEPVPASTTIKSMDEVEAAVEEVGGLPVIMRTTYTLGGAGSGVIDDMDELKEATRKGLRLSRDDRVMITESIDGWIELEYEVMRDADDSCIIICNMENLDPMGIHTGESMVVTPSQVIPDEGHQEMRDTALKVIRELEIHGGCNIQFAWRDDGSPGGEYRVVEVNPRVSRSSALASKATGYPIARVTAKVAMGKRLHEIENEITGETTAAFEPAIDYVVTKVPRWPIDKFQDVDFELGPAMKSTGEAMSIGRTFEESLLKALRSTEYDPAVNWAEIDDDDLESEYLVRPSPDRPYAMFEAFERGYSVQEVSELTEIREWYVQRYKRIADAAEAASAGELDIAAEAGFTNHEVATLASGGAFEDTHASWLPDRLLDERGVVSDDSEATPQTDGGGVSVADVEDAAPARSFKQVDTCAGEFEASTPYYYSAREPLSGLERNEVQVDPDIESVVVVGGGPIRIGQGVEFDYCSVHAVRALEEIGIDAHVVNNNPETVSTDYDTSDGLFFEPITAEEVADVVEETGADGVMVQFGGQTSVDIGHPLEAELERRDLDCEVMGTSVDAMDLAEDRDRFNRLMDDLGIAQAEGGTATSETEALELARDIGYPVLVRPSYVLGGRAMEVVYNDDDLKTYIEEAVRVSPDKPILVDDFLADAIELDVDAVADGEDILIGGIMEHVETAGVHSGDSACMIPPRSGEIEDVMPRIREVTEQIAGALETVGLMNVQLAVRDGEVYVLEANPRSSRTVPFVSKATGVPIAKLAAKVMAGANLDELDVAEQQPEQVSVKEVVLPFDRLPGSDPRLGPEMKSTGEVMGTAGSFGKAYQKAQMAVDKPIPLAGTAIVDLPIVGFEEHFETRSLDDYESQEAVEAALRDGEIDLVVSRNRDVLEVCVEESITYFSTIASGKAALEAIESDDQPLSVQDIATRPKTTRKWGGN, from the coding sequence ATGACAGCTGAGGACCAACCGACGATTCTGCTGATCGGGAGCGGCCCGATCAAGATCGGCCAGGCCGCGGAGTTCGACTACTCCGGCGCACAGGCGTGTCGCGCGCTCCAGGAAGAGGGCGCGCGTGTCGTCCTGGTCAACTCGAACCCGGCGACGATCATGACCGACCCGGAGATGGCCGACAAGGTTTATCTCGAACCCATCAACACGGAGGCCATCGCCGAGATCATCCGCAAGGAACAGCCCGACGGCGTCATCGCCGGGCTTGGCGGCCAGACCGGCCTGAACGTGACCGCTGAGCTTGCTGAAGAGGGTGTCCTCGACGAGCACGATGTCGACGTCATGGGCACCCCCCTGGACACCATCTACGCGACGGAGGATCGCGAGCAGTTCCGAAAGCGCATGGAGAAGATCGACGAGCCGGTCCCCGCCTCGACGACGATCAAGAGCATGGACGAGGTCGAGGCGGCCGTCGAGGAAGTCGGCGGGCTCCCCGTCATCATGCGGACGACCTATACGCTCGGTGGCGCTGGCTCGGGCGTCATCGACGACATGGACGAACTCAAGGAAGCCACACGCAAGGGGCTGCGGCTCTCCCGGGACGACCGCGTGATGATCACCGAGTCCATCGACGGCTGGATCGAACTCGAGTACGAGGTGATGCGCGACGCCGATGACTCCTGTATCATCATCTGCAACATGGAAAATCTCGATCCGATGGGGATCCACACCGGGGAGTCGATGGTCGTCACGCCCTCTCAGGTCATCCCCGACGAGGGCCACCAGGAGATGCGCGACACGGCGCTGAAAGTGATCCGGGAACTCGAGATCCACGGCGGCTGTAACATCCAGTTCGCCTGGCGCGACGACGGGTCGCCCGGCGGCGAGTACCGCGTCGTCGAGGTCAACCCTCGCGTCTCTCGCTCGTCGGCACTCGCATCGAAAGCGACGGGCTACCCGATCGCCCGCGTGACCGCGAAGGTCGCGATGGGCAAGCGCCTCCACGAAATCGAAAACGAGATCACCGGCGAGACCACCGCGGCCTTCGAACCGGCCATCGACTACGTCGTCACGAAAGTTCCCAGGTGGCCGATCGACAAGTTCCAGGACGTCGACTTCGAACTCGGCCCGGCGATGAAGTCGACCGGCGAGGCGATGTCCATCGGCCGGACCTTCGAGGAGTCACTGCTGAAGGCGCTGCGCTCGACGGAGTACGATCCGGCGGTCAACTGGGCCGAGATTGACGACGACGACCTCGAATCGGAGTATCTCGTCCGCCCGTCGCCCGATCGGCCCTACGCGATGTTCGAGGCCTTCGAACGCGGCTATTCGGTCCAAGAGGTCTCGGAACTGACCGAGATCCGCGAGTGGTACGTACAGCGATACAAGCGGATCGCCGACGCCGCCGAGGCCGCCAGTGCGGGCGAACTCGATATCGCGGCCGAGGCCGGGTTCACCAACCACGAGGTCGCGACGCTCGCCAGCGGCGGGGCCTTCGAGGACACCCACGCCTCCTGGCTGCCGGATCGCCTGCTCGACGAGCGGGGTGTGGTCAGCGACGACAGTGAAGCGACGCCACAGACCGACGGCGGCGGCGTTTCCGTCGCGGACGTCGAAGACGCCGCGCCGGCCCGGTCGTTCAAACAGGTCGACACCTGTGCCGGCGAGTTCGAGGCCTCGACGCCGTACTACTACTCCGCGCGGGAACCCCTCTCGGGACTCGAACGTAACGAAGTCCAGGTCGATCCGGATATCGAGAGCGTCGTGGTCGTCGGCGGCGGCCCGATCCGGATCGGGCAGGGCGTCGAGTTCGACTACTGTTCGGTCCACGCCGTCCGGGCCCTCGAAGAGATCGGCATCGACGCCCACGTCGTCAACAACAACCCCGAGACGGTCTCGACGGACTACGACACCTCGGATGGCCTGTTCTTCGAGCCGATCACCGCCGAAGAGGTCGCCGACGTGGTCGAGGAGACCGGGGCCGACGGCGTGATGGTCCAGTTCGGCGGTCAGACGTCGGTCGACATCGGCCATCCCCTGGAGGCCGAACTAGAACGCCGTGACCTCGACTGTGAGGTCATGGGGACCTCGGTCGACGCGATGGACCTCGCGGAGGATCGCGACCGGTTCAACCGACTCATGGACGACCTCGGTATCGCCCAGGCGGAGGGTGGCACGGCGACCAGCGAAACCGAAGCGCTCGAACTCGCGCGTGATATCGGCTATCCGGTGCTCGTCCGGCCGAGCTACGTGCTCGGCGGGCGTGCGATGGAGGTCGTCTACAACGACGACGACCTCAAGACGTACATCGAGGAGGCCGTCCGGGTGAGTCCGGACAAGCCGATCCTCGTCGACGACTTCCTCGCGGACGCCATCGAACTCGACGTCGACGCCGTGGCCGACGGCGAGGATATTCTCATCGGCGGCATCATGGAACACGTCGAGACCGCCGGCGTCCACTCCGGCGACTCGGCGTGTATGATCCCGCCCCGCAGCGGCGAGATCGAGGACGTCATGCCCCGGATCCGCGAGGTGACCGAACAGATCGCCGGCGCCTTAGAGACGGTCGGGTTGATGAACGTTCAGCTCGCGGTCCGGGACGGCGAGGTGTACGTCCTCGAAGCGAACCCGCGCTCCTCCCGGACGGTCCCGTTCGTCTCGAAGGCGACGGGCGTCCCGATCGCCAAGCTGGCTGCGAAAGTAATGGCGGGTGCGAATCTCGACGAACTCGACGTCGCCGAGCAACAGCCCGAGCAGGTCAGTGTCAAGGAAGTCGTGCTTCCGTTCGACCGGCTTCCCGGTTCGGATCCGCGTCTCGGCCCCGAGATGAAATCCACGGGCGAGGTCATGGGCACCGCTGGCAGCTTCGGGAAGGCCTACCAGAAGGCCCAGATGGCAGTCGACAAGCCGATTCCCCTGGCGGGAACCGCGATCGTCGATCTGCCGATCGTCGGCTTCGAGGAGCACTTCGAGACGCGTTCCCTCGATGACTACGAGTCACAGGAAGCCGTCGAGGCCGCTCTGCGCGACGGCGAGATCGACCTCGTCGTTTCGCGGAACCGAGACGTACTCGAAGTATGCGTCGAGGAATCGATCACGTATTTCTCGACGATCGCAAGCGGCAAGGCCGCCCTGGAGGCCATCGAGTCGGACGACCAGCCGCTGTCGGTCCAGGACATCGCAACGCGGCCGAAAACGACTCGGAAGTGGGGCGGAAACTAG
- the map gene encoding type II methionyl aminopeptidase → MSDVDLSAEKYEKHRQAGKILAEVRDEAADRVEVGVSHLEIAEWAEDRIRELGGKPAFPVNISVDEEAAHATPGIDDEATFGEELINLDIGVSIDGWLADTAVTVDLSGHAELTEASAEALEAALEIVEPGVETGEIGRVVEEAIDGYGFNPVVNLTGHGLGQYEQHTEPNIPNRAVSQSATLSAGDVVAIEPFATDGAGKVREGSDEEIFALDREGSVRDRRARQALEQITEEFKTLPFATRWLDVKRPSMALKRLKRNDIVHGYPVLKEEDGKYVSQKEHTIIVTEDGCEVTTRSR, encoded by the coding sequence ATGAGCGACGTGGACCTTTCGGCCGAGAAGTACGAGAAACACAGACAGGCAGGAAAGATCTTGGCAGAAGTACGCGACGAGGCCGCCGATCGCGTCGAAGTCGGTGTGAGCCATCTCGAAATCGCCGAGTGGGCCGAAGACCGCATTCGGGAACTGGGCGGGAAACCGGCGTTTCCGGTCAACATCAGTGTCGATGAGGAGGCTGCGCACGCGACCCCCGGCATCGACGACGAGGCGACCTTCGGCGAGGAATTGATCAACCTCGACATCGGCGTCAGCATCGACGGGTGGCTCGCGGACACGGCCGTTACAGTCGACCTGTCGGGCCACGCCGAACTCACGGAGGCCTCTGCCGAAGCTCTCGAGGCAGCCCTCGAGATCGTCGAACCGGGCGTCGAGACTGGCGAGATCGGGCGGGTCGTCGAGGAGGCCATCGACGGGTACGGCTTCAACCCGGTCGTCAATCTCACTGGGCATGGACTCGGCCAGTACGAACAGCACACCGAACCCAACATCCCCAACCGGGCGGTCTCCCAGAGTGCAACGCTGTCGGCCGGCGACGTCGTCGCCATCGAACCGTTCGCCACCGATGGGGCCGGCAAGGTCCGGGAGGGCAGCGACGAGGAGATCTTCGCACTCGACCGGGAGGGGTCGGTTCGCGACCGGCGTGCGCGCCAGGCACTCGAACAGATCACCGAGGAGTTCAAGACCCTGCCCTTCGCAACGCGGTGGCTCGACGTCAAACGGCCGTCGATGGCACTCAAACGCCTGAAGCGCAACGACATCGTTCACGGCTATCCCGTCCTCAAGGAGGAAGATGGAAAATACGTCAGCCAGAAGGAACACACGATCATCGTGACCGAGGACGGGTGTGAGGTCACGACCCGGAGCCGGTAG
- a CDS encoding HIT domain-containing protein, giving the protein MDQVFAPWRIEWVERAEKNPDVDECIFCELPAWDDDREHRLLAENDHAYVLLNNYPYNPGHAMVIPRAHAGAYGDLDDAQLLDHAHLKQRTIDAMDAAFDPDGYNVGLNLGGSAAGGSIDDHLHTHVVPRWSGDNNFMAVISDTKVIVEALEDSYDRLHDAFADQPGATVSDPDDAVSFS; this is encoded by the coding sequence ATGGATCAGGTCTTCGCCCCGTGGCGCATCGAGTGGGTCGAACGCGCGGAGAAGAACCCCGACGTCGATGAGTGTATCTTCTGTGAACTCCCCGCGTGGGACGACGATCGGGAGCACCGCCTCCTCGCCGAGAACGACCACGCCTACGTTCTTCTCAACAACTACCCGTACAATCCCGGTCACGCGATGGTGATCCCGCGCGCACACGCCGGGGCCTACGGCGACCTCGACGACGCACAACTCCTGGATCACGCCCACCTCAAACAGCGAACGATCGACGCCATGGACGCCGCCTTCGACCCCGACGGCTACAACGTCGGGCTGAATCTCGGCGGTAGCGCGGCCGGCGGGTCGATCGACGACCACCTCCACACCCACGTCGTCCCGCGCTGGTCGGGCGACAACAACTTCATGGCGGTGATCTCCGACACGAAAGTCATCGTCGAGGCACTTGAGGACTCTTACGACCGACTCCACGACGCCTTTGCCGATCAACCCGGGGCAACCGTCTCCGATCCGGACGACGCCGTCTCCTTTTCGTGA
- a CDS encoding cation diffusion facilitator family transporter: protein MTRRRTLRRVGLLLFGANLALFLSKGVVAVETGSLAVQSEAINSLADTVYSLVIVGGLYLTTRPPDFEHPHGHERIEPFVSLFVAAGIFLAGGAVIYQSGTALLAGDIEPLRSPAAVGILVLTIAAKLALYRYCLTVGRTWQSPALVATALDNRNDVLTAGAALVGVIGAAVGAPILDPLAALVVALGILHTGVEVVRDNVNYLVGAAPPDELRKEILQTALDHPDVEGAHDVIAHYVGPEIDVSLHVEVEGDRTLREAHDIESAVVTSVEALPQVDDAFVHVDPRELGEWKADEEVEQFVDPTPDDGETDSR from the coding sequence ATGACTCGTCGCAGGACGCTCCGGCGTGTCGGATTACTGTTGTTCGGAGCGAACCTGGCACTCTTCCTGTCAAAAGGCGTGGTCGCCGTCGAGACGGGGAGTCTCGCCGTCCAGTCCGAAGCGATCAACAGTCTCGCCGACACCGTGTATTCGCTGGTGATCGTCGGCGGGCTGTACCTCACGACGCGGCCGCCCGACTTCGAGCATCCCCATGGCCACGAACGGATCGAGCCGTTCGTCTCGTTGTTCGTTGCGGCCGGTATCTTCCTGGCCGGCGGCGCGGTGATCTACCAGTCCGGAACGGCTTTGCTTGCCGGTGACATCGAACCGTTACGGAGTCCAGCCGCCGTCGGCATCCTCGTGCTCACCATCGCCGCGAAACTCGCGCTCTATCGATACTGTCTGACTGTCGGGCGAACCTGGCAGTCCCCGGCACTGGTCGCGACGGCTCTCGATAATCGAAACGACGTGCTGACAGCCGGGGCTGCACTGGTCGGCGTCATCGGGGCAGCCGTCGGGGCACCGATTCTCGACCCGCTCGCTGCACTCGTGGTGGCCCTCGGGATCCTCCATACCGGCGTCGAGGTCGTCCGGGACAACGTCAACTACCTCGTCGGCGCGGCCCCGCCTGACGAACTCCGCAAAGAAATCCTCCAGACGGCGCTGGACCATCCGGACGTCGAGGGTGCCCACGATGTGATCGCCCATTATGTCGGTCCGGAAATCGACGTCAGCCTTCACGTCGAGGTCGAAGGCGATCGAACGCTCCGGGAGGCCCACGACATCGAATCGGCCGTCGTCACATCCGTCGAAGCCCTCCCGCAAGTCGACGACGCGTTCGTCCACGTCGATCCGCGGGAACTCGGCGAGTGGAAGGCTGACGAGGAGGTCGAGCAGTTCGTGGATCCAACGCCCGACGATGGCGAGACAGATTCGAGATGA
- a CDS encoding SDR family oxidoreductase yields the protein MALLDNTVAVVTGGSSGIGRNICETFASEGASVVNADIREEPREGGVPTHEMVTEAYGVAATFVECDVSERADLEAVADAAEDLGGLDVWVNNAGIFRGEEFTEVTEAEYDQLMDINVKGTFFGAQVAIERMVEDGGGSLINLSSVAGLEGSGDFVTYCSSKGAVRLMTYSLADKYGPDGVRVNAIHPGVIETEMVTDDVPIIGGESEDAFRQQIPSRRFGKPEDIGNAALFLASDMSDYVNGESLVVDGGQTNT from the coding sequence ATGGCATTACTCGATAATACGGTCGCCGTGGTCACCGGCGGTTCGAGTGGTATCGGTCGGAATATCTGTGAGACGTTTGCGTCGGAAGGCGCGTCAGTAGTGAACGCTGATATCCGAGAGGAACCCCGGGAAGGTGGAGTCCCCACCCACGAGATGGTGACTGAAGCGTACGGCGTCGCGGCGACGTTCGTCGAGTGTGACGTCTCGGAGAGGGCCGACTTGGAAGCCGTTGCCGACGCGGCTGAGGATCTCGGTGGGCTCGACGTCTGGGTCAACAATGCCGGGATCTTCCGCGGTGAGGAGTTCACCGAGGTCACGGAAGCGGAGTACGATCAGTTGATGGACATCAACGTCAAGGGGACGTTCTTCGGTGCCCAGGTCGCCATCGAGCGAATGGTCGAGGACGGCGGCGGGAGCCTGATCAACCTCTCCAGCGTGGCCGGCTTGGAGGGGTCGGGTGACTTCGTCACGTACTGCTCGTCGAAGGGGGCCGTCAGACTGATGACCTACTCGCTGGCGGACAAGTACGGGCCGGACGGCGTCCGCGTCAACGCCATCCACCCGGGCGTCATCGAGACGGAGATGGTAACCGACGACGTGCCGATCATCGGCGGCGAGAGCGAGGACGCGTTCCGCCAGCAAATCCCCTCCCGACGGTTCGGCAAGCCGGAAGACATCGGCAACGCAGCGCTCTTTCTCGCCAGCGACATGAGCGACTACGTCAACGGGGAGTCACTGGTCGTCGATGGCGGCCAGACGAACACCTGA
- a CDS encoding phosphoglucomutase/phosphomannomutase family protein has product MDEAIEFGTDGWRAELSEFTTPRVRMVAQGIADYLREEADRAGHTVAVGYDARETSPGFAADVTEVLTSNGFNVLLSERDCPTPVTAYTIVNQNLAGAVAITASHNPPEYNGIKFIPDDGAPALPEVTEAIESHLREPDPLPAEEHGVYREDDFIEPYQENAFMLTNANLNDLTVVYDAMHGSGRGVTDELLELAGADVHKRRCEYDPTFGGSPPEPSAENLEGLVEAVEEHDADIGIANDGDADRIAVVTPERGFLNENLFFAALYDYLLEYNDGPAVRSVSTTFLIDRIAEAHGEEVYETPVGFKWVAQAMGEHDALIGGEESGGFSIRDHVREKDGVLIGLLAAVMTAERPIDERVDDILDTHGEIYQDRRSIDCPDARKEPVVAALESQLPDTVAGVAVERVNDADGFKILLEDGSWLLVRPSGTEPKLRVYAESDSQERIETLLAAGVDLVEPLV; this is encoded by the coding sequence ATGGACGAGGCGATCGAGTTCGGTACTGACGGCTGGCGCGCAGAGCTTTCGGAGTTTACCACACCACGGGTTCGAATGGTCGCACAGGGGATCGCGGACTATCTCCGTGAGGAGGCCGACCGCGCGGGCCATACCGTGGCTGTCGGCTACGACGCCCGGGAAACGTCACCCGGGTTCGCGGCGGACGTGACGGAAGTGCTGACGTCGAACGGGTTCAACGTGCTCCTTTCGGAGCGTGACTGCCCGACGCCGGTGACAGCGTATACAATCGTCAACCAGAACCTCGCAGGGGCAGTTGCGATCACGGCCTCGCATAACCCGCCGGAGTACAACGGCATCAAGTTCATCCCGGACGACGGTGCGCCCGCACTCCCGGAAGTGACCGAGGCGATCGAATCCCATCTGCGTGAGCCTGATCCGTTACCGGCCGAAGAGCACGGTGTCTATCGCGAAGACGATTTCATCGAACCGTATCAGGAGAATGCGTTCATGCTGACGAACGCCAATCTGAATGACCTGACAGTTGTCTACGACGCGATGCACGGGAGTGGTCGCGGCGTGACCGACGAGCTGCTCGAACTGGCCGGAGCGGATGTCCACAAGCGGCGTTGTGAGTACGATCCGACGTTCGGCGGTTCCCCACCCGAACCATCCGCTGAAAACCTCGAGGGACTCGTTGAAGCCGTCGAGGAACACGACGCGGATATCGGCATCGCCAACGACGGCGACGCGGACCGGATCGCCGTAGTTACGCCCGAACGCGGCTTCCTCAACGAGAATCTCTTTTTCGCCGCGCTGTACGATTATCTGCTCGAATACAACGACGGCCCGGCGGTTCGATCCGTCTCGACGACGTTCCTGATCGACCGGATCGCCGAGGCCCACGGTGAGGAAGTTTACGAGACGCCGGTCGGGTTCAAGTGGGTCGCCCAGGCGATGGGAGAACACGACGCGCTGATCGGCGGCGAGGAGAGCGGCGGGTTCTCGATCCGTGATCACGTCCGCGAGAAGGACGGTGTGTTGATCGGACTGCTCGCCGCGGTGATGACAGCCGAACGCCCGATCGACGAGCGAGTCGACGACATTCTCGACACCCACGGCGAGATCTACCAGGATCGACGGAGCATCGACTGCCCGGACGCTCGCAAGGAACCCGTCGTCGCGGCACTCGAATCACAACTTCCCGACACCGTCGCCGGCGTCGCCGTCGAACGCGTCAACGACGCTGACGGGTTCAAGATCCTGTTAGAAGACGGCTCGTGGCTGCTCGTTCGGCCCAGCGGGACCGAGCCGAAACTTCGGGTCTACGCCGAATCGGACAGTCAGGAACGGATCGAAACGCTGCTGGCTGCGGGCGTCGACCTGGTCGAGCCGCTGGTCTGA
- a CDS encoding metal-dependent transcriptional regulator, translating into MSHHSESATSESVEMYLKEIYLLSRDGDPARTGAIADRLGVSPPSVTQMLSRLQDQGLLEYQKRRGAELTEAGAEQARDLLAKHCLIERFLVEGLDVTEGFHDEACRLEHALSDDVAARLTRYVERRPECPDCYDAEAKHCRHLDVEA; encoded by the coding sequence GTGAGTCACCACAGCGAGTCCGCCACGAGCGAGAGCGTGGAAATGTATCTCAAGGAGATCTACCTCCTCTCGCGGGACGGTGATCCGGCCCGGACCGGGGCCATCGCCGATCGACTCGGCGTCTCACCACCCAGTGTCACGCAGATGCTCTCGCGGCTGCAAGATCAGGGCCTCCTCGAATATCAGAAGCGACGCGGCGCTGAACTCACCGAGGCCGGGGCTGAACAGGCCAGGGATCTCCTCGCCAAACACTGCCTGATCGAGCGGTTCCTCGTCGAGGGGTTGGACGTGACTGAGGGGTTCCATGACGAGGCCTGCCGGCTCGAACACGCCCTTAGCGACGACGTTGCAGCCCGGTTAACCCGGTACGTCGAGCGACGGCCCGAGTGTCCGGACTGCTACGATGCCGAGGCAAAACACTGCCGCCATCTCGACGTCGAAGCCTGA